The window ccggtttaatattttttctatatcTCTCTTTACAAAGCTTTGACTTTTAGGATATTTTAATCTGACATACTATTTAGAttcatttttatcatttttgaatattcgtttttatatatctttttagtTCTTAGGATATTCACAAAGTATACTGCCTTTAAATTCAGTTTTcttgaattatttattttatattcaaagTTACTGTTGTTATAAATGTATAAAACtgttttaaattagttaaatatttttttaataaaataaggTATACAAGACttaattaaactatattttgGGAATTTTTGTATTACATGTAATATTGTGTTTTATGAGATCATGATATTATGCccatacacaaaaacaaaaatgagcGTTCAATAATTtacctttttttctttgtcaacaCAAAATGCAGGTTGCTTTGAAGAGCATCGAGTTCAACCGCTCAGTGGAAGCTCGTGGGGTTAAGCTTTCCGATTTGGTAGCTCTGCCGACGTTCACCGGATGGTTTGGACCGGAGGAAGAAGGACGTCGAATCCTAAAAGTCCAATGTTTCACGTCACAAGACACTCCTAATTATTTCATGAGACCCATTGAAGGTCTTTATGCAACGGTCGATATGGACAAACTAGAGGTTATCAAGATCGTCGATAAAGGCATGGTTCCTATTCCCAAAGCTGCCGGCACAGAATACCGGTATAATGTTCAGAATAAGCCGGTACATATGGATCGAATAAACCCCATTTCGATTGAGCAGCCGGAGGGTCCTAGTTTCCTGGTCGAAGATGGACATTTGGTTAAGTGGGCTAATTGGGTTTTTCATGTTAAAGCTGACCACCGAGCCGGTATGATCATCTCTCAGGCCACAGTTCGTGACTCCGAGACAGGTATATAACACCTTAACTTGAAGTCTTGAATATTCACTtgtttaaaaatgattttaaaatatatttttgattttttctatactttttagtttaaataacaaactgtttaagaaaaataaaatgtatttattgAATTAGTACTAGTTTAAGAAGATGAGAAATAGGTATTCACAAAAATGATGTatataatcaaattttaatatgttttcttaatattttttaaagcacaaaatatattttccaaaCACAGAAAGTGTTATATACATAACAATTGTGATGGTTAAAAGAGAagccaaattcttgaatcttgaatTCTTGATGTTTACTAATTAATGTGGAGAGAGCAGGTGAACCAAGAAGTGTGATGTACAAAGGATTTCCATCGGAATTGTTCGTACCATACATGGACCCTGGAGAACTATGGTACTACAAAAGTTATCTGGATGCAGGCGAGATCGGTTTAGGTCCTGCGGCAATGCCGCTTGTGCCCCTCAACGACTGCCCCCGAAATGCTTACTATATAGATGGCGTTTTTGCCTCGCCGGATGGAAAAGCCATTGTCCAACCTAACATGATATGCTTGTTTGAACGCTACGCAGGCGATGTCAGCTGGCGACATTCTGAGATTCTTATCCCCAATGCTGATGTATGTCccttcactacaagaaaacaggtGAAATCCGACGGCCAATTTTGTCGGAACTTCGTCGGAGTTCTGTCAGAATCCAAACGGTCAAAAATGTCCGTTGGAATATATCCGTCGGGAATTCGTCGGAGCTCATAACAGTCAAAATATCCGTCGGATATTTTCGACAATCAGAAATTTCTGACGAAAAACCGACGAACaagatattatatgttttatctCGTCGATGGAAACCGACGAAACTATCGTCCGTCGGATTGTCCATCGGAATGTagcatgttttcttgtagtgcttaCTGtcctgattttttattttactttgaaTAAGAATCGATTCCTGATTTGTCGACGTCTTAACAGATAAGAGAGTCAAGGCCAAAAGTTACATTGGTTGCTCGGATGGCTACTTCAGTCGGAAACTACGACTATACTTTCGATTGGGAGTTTCAGACTGATGGTTTGATCCGCGTTACGGTATGTCAGTAaatggtttttgttttgttttgttttgtatatggttatttttttctcaagttTCCTCACACTTAAATGTTATTCTTACCAGGTCGCGGCTTCAGGTATGTTGATGGTGAAAGGGACACCTTACGAGAATGTAGATGACTTAGGTGATAAAGAGGATGATTCAGGACCGTTGATCTCTGAGAATGTGATTGGAGTCGTCCATGATCATTTCATAACGTTTCATCTAGACATGGACATTGATGGACCGATGAATAATTCGTTCGTTAAGGTTCATCTAGAGAAGCAAAGGGTTCAATCTGGAAAATCACCAAGAAAGAGTTACTTGAAGGTTAAGAAATATGTAGCCAAGACTGAGAAAGATGCCCAGATCAAATTGAGCCTCTATGACCCATATGAATTCCATATTGTGAACCCAAACCGTAAGTCTAGGTTAGGAAACCCGGCTGGTTACAGAATCATACCAGGTGGGAATGCGGTGAGTTTGCTCGATCACGATGATCCTCCTCAGATTCGCGGTGCATTCAGCAATAATCAGGTACTTGATTTTAagctttgtttttttctatatGAGATATTTAATTAGTTGACATTTTGTTTTAGGACTCAGTTTGTTCAATGTAATTGGTTTTATTGGTTTAGATATGGGTAACTCGGTATAACCGGTCAGAGCAATTTGCTGGAGGAGTTCTAGTGTACCAGAGCCATGGCGATGACACACTACAAGTTTGGTCAGATAGGTATGAAACCAACGGACCATACCAATTGAGTCATACTATCTATTCTTAAAgatttttggtttaaatatcTCTCCAATATTACTTGTTTTGTGGTGTAACAGGGATCGCTCGATCGAAAACAATGACATAGTGTTGTGGTACACACTGGGATTCCATCACATACCTTGCCAAGAAGATTATCCGGTTATGCCAACGGTAGCTGCTAGCTTTGAGCTTAAACCGGCTAATTTCTTTGAATCCAATCCGGTTATCGGTGTCGCGCCCATCTTTGAGAAAGATCTACCGGTCTGTAGACCGTTTGCTTCATCTTGATTGGTTTTGTCTCGTATAG of the Brassica rapa cultivar Chiifu-401-42 chromosome A03, CAAS_Brap_v3.01, whole genome shotgun sequence genome contains:
- the LOC103848201 gene encoding primary amine oxidase isoform X2; its protein translation is MAEPSLARLSALFFGFLLLLATYSWVPRLHSGFLSGTGVQKTLGPDPKLRVDHSSAKPHHPLDPLTVQEIERVRTILLDHEPGFGSGSATIHSMALDEPDKTLVVKWKKGNRLPSRRAEVLALSVGQSHVIVVDLDSGRVVSDVVNPTSGYPILTMDDLIVASQVALKSIEFNRSVEARGVKLSDLVALPTFTGWFGPEEEGRRILKVQCFTSQDTPNYFMRPIEGLYATVDMDKLEVIKIVDKGMVPIPKAAGTEYRYNVQNKPVHMDRINPISIEQPEGPSFLVEDGHLVKWANWVFHVKADHRAGMIISQATVRDSETGEPRSVMYKGFPSELFVPYMDPGELWYYKSYLDAGEIGLGPAAMPLVPLNDCPRNAYYIDGVFASPDGKAIVQPNMICLFERYAGDVSWRHSEILIPNADIRESRPKVTLVARMATSVGNYDYTFDWEFQTDGLIRVTVAASGMLMVKGTPYENVDDLGDKEDDSGPLISENVIGVVHDHFITFHLDMDIDGPMNNSFVKVHLEKQRVQSGKSPRKSYLKVKKYVAKTEKDAQIKLSLYDPYEFHIVNPNRKSRLGNPAGYRIIPGGNAVSLLDHDDPPQIRGAFSNNQIWVTRYNRSEQFAGGVLVYQSHGDDTLQVWSDRDRSIENNDIVLWYTLGFHHIPCQEDYPVMPTVAASFELKPANFFESNPVIGVAPIFEKDLPVCRPFASS
- the LOC103848201 gene encoding primary amine oxidase isoform X1, with translation MAEPSLARLSALFFGFLLLLATYSWVPRLHSGFLSGTGVQKTLGPDPKLRVDHSSAKPHHPLDPLTVQEIERVRTILLDHEPGFGSGSATIHSMALDEPDKTLVVKWKKGNRLPSRRAEVLALSVGQSHVIVVDLDSGRVVSDVVNPTSGYPILTMDDLIVASQVALKSIEFNRSVEARGVKLSDLVALPTFTGWFGPEEEGRRILKVQCFTSQDTPNYFMRPIEGLYATVDMDKLEVIKIVDKGMVPIPKAAGTEYRYNVQNKPVHMDRINPISIEQPEGPSFLVEDGHLVKWANWVFHVKADHRAGMIISQATVRDSETGEPRSVMYKGFPSELFVPYMDPGELWYYKSYLDAGEIGLGPAAMPLVPLNDCPRNAYYIDGVFASPDGKAIVQPNMICLFERYAGDVSWRHSEILIPNADVCPFTTRKQIRESRPKVTLVARMATSVGNYDYTFDWEFQTDGLIRVTVAASGMLMVKGTPYENVDDLGDKEDDSGPLISENVIGVVHDHFITFHLDMDIDGPMNNSFVKVHLEKQRVQSGKSPRKSYLKVKKYVAKTEKDAQIKLSLYDPYEFHIVNPNRKSRLGNPAGYRIIPGGNAVSLLDHDDPPQIRGAFSNNQIWVTRYNRSEQFAGGVLVYQSHGDDTLQVWSDRDRSIENNDIVLWYTLGFHHIPCQEDYPVMPTVAASFELKPANFFESNPVIGVAPIFEKDLPVCRPFASS
- the LOC103848201 gene encoding primary amine oxidase isoform X4, which codes for METDETIVRRIVHRNVACFLIRESRPKVTLVARMATSVGNYDYTFDWEFQTDGLIRVTVAASGMLMVKGTPYENVDDLGDKEDDSGPLISENVIGVVHDHFITFHLDMDIDGPMNNSFVKVHLEKQRVQSGKSPRKSYLKVKKYVAKTEKDAQIKLSLYDPYEFHIVNPNRKSRLGNPAGYRIIPGGNAVSLLDHDDPPQIRGAFSNNQIWVTRYNRSEQFAGGVLVYQSHGDDTLQVWSDRDRSIENNDIVLWYTLGFHHIPCQEDYPVMPTVAASFELKPANFFESNPVIGVAPIFEKDLPVCRPFASS
- the LOC103848201 gene encoding primary amine oxidase isoform X3; this encodes MRPIEGLYATVDMDKLEVIKIVDKGMVPIPKAAGTEYRYNVQNKPVHMDRINPISIEQPEGPSFLVEDGHLVKWANWVFHVKADHRAGMIISQATVRDSETGEPRSVMYKGFPSELFVPYMDPGELWYYKSYLDAGEIGLGPAAMPLVPLNDCPRNAYYIDGVFASPDGKAIVQPNMICLFERYAGDVSWRHSEILIPNADVCPFTTRKQIRESRPKVTLVARMATSVGNYDYTFDWEFQTDGLIRVTVAASGMLMVKGTPYENVDDLGDKEDDSGPLISENVIGVVHDHFITFHLDMDIDGPMNNSFVKVHLEKQRVQSGKSPRKSYLKVKKYVAKTEKDAQIKLSLYDPYEFHIVNPNRKSRLGNPAGYRIIPGGNAVSLLDHDDPPQIRGAFSNNQIWVTRYNRSEQFAGGVLVYQSHGDDTLQVWSDRDRSIENNDIVLWYTLGFHHIPCQEDYPVMPTVAASFELKPANFFESNPVIGVAPIFEKDLPVCRPFASS